One Microcebus murinus isolate Inina chromosome 10, M.murinus_Inina_mat1.0, whole genome shotgun sequence DNA segment encodes these proteins:
- the SLC38A1 gene encoding sodium-coupled neutral amino acid symporter 1 isoform X2 yields MMHFKSGLELTELQNMTVPEDDNISNDSNDFTEVENGQINRILLTSVTLLSIYSINLLLICSKETGCMVYEKLGEQVFGTTGKLVIFGATSLQNTGAMLSYLFIVKNELPSAIKFLMGEEEAFTAWYVDGRVLVVIVTFGIILPLCLLKNLGYLGYTSGFSLSCMVFFLIVVIYKKFQIPCIVSSVNQTSTNSTISETCMPKYVTFNSKTVYALPTIAFAFVCHPSVLPIYSELKDRSQKKMQMVSNISFFAMFVMYFLTAIFGYLTFYETVQSDLLHKYQNKDDILILTVRLAVIVAVILTVPVLFFTVRSSLFELAKKTKFNLCRHTVVTFVLLVIINLLVIFIPSMKDIFGVVGVTSANMLIFILPSSLYLKITNQDGDKGTERIWAALFLGLGVLFSLVSIPLVIYDWACSSGDEGH; encoded by the exons GATACTTTTGACTTCTGTGACATTGCTGTCTATATATTCAATAAACCTTCTATTGATCTGTTCGAAAGAAACAG GCTGCATGGTTTATGAAAAGCTGGGAGAACAAGTCTTTGGCACCACAGGGAAGCTCGTAATCTTTGGGGCTACCTCTCTACAGAACACTGGAG CAATGCTGAGCTACCTCTTCATAGTAAAAAATGAACTACCCTCCGCCATAAAATTTCTAATGGGAGAGGAAGAGGCATTTAC AGCCTGGTATGTTGATGGCCGAGTGCTGGTGGTGATAGTTACCTTCGGCATaattctccctctctgtctcttgaAGAACCTAG GGTATCTTGGCTATACGAGTGGATTTTCCCTGAGCTGTATGGTTTTTTTCCTAATAGTG gttatttataagaaatttcaaaTTCCCTGCATTGTTTCATCAGTAAACCAAACAAGTACTAATTCAACAATTTCTGAGACGTGTATGCCAAAATATGTTACCTTCAATTCAAAG acCGTGTACGCGTTACCAACTATTGCATTTGCCTTTGTCTGCCACCCGTCAGTCCTGCCAATTTACAGTGAGCTTAAAGA CCGATCgcagaaaaaaatgcagatggtttcaaatatctccttttttgccATGTTTGTTATGTACTTCTTGACTGCCATTTTTGGCTACTTGACATTCTATG AaactgtgcagtcagacctcctTCACAAGTACCAGAATAAAGACGACATTCTCATCCTGACAGTGCGGCTGGCTGTCATCGTTGCTGTGATCCTCACGGTGCCTGTGTTGTTTTTCACG GTTCGTTCATCTTTATTTGAACTGgctaaaaaaacaaagtttaatttatgTCGTCATACTGTGGTTACCTTCGTACTATTGGTTATTATCAACTTGTTGGTGATCTTCATACCATCCATGAAGGATATTTTTGGGGTCGTAG GAGTTACATCTGCTAATATGctcattttcattcttccttcatctctttatttaaaaatcacaaaccaGGATGGAGACAAAGGAACCGAAAGAATTTGG GCTGCCCTTTTCTTGGGTCTGGGGGTGTTGTTCTCCTTGGTCAGCATTCCCTTGGTCATCTACGACTGGGCCTGCTCGAGTGGTGACGAAGGCCACTGA